From a single Capsicum annuum cultivar UCD-10X-F1 chromosome 12, UCD10Xv1.1, whole genome shotgun sequence genomic region:
- the LOC124889634 gene encoding uncharacterized protein LOC124889634: MLGNLNFRPLESLETMERIHFGPFNLIAYPESNISFRIRPDYVLDRPQRCLVDNLWISYNRQNRNHFMASMNALCHYMAEKSRPRFKYYVVIHGKTNGIFQTWLEVLDSIQGFKAPLFKGFNDFTEATNHARGYLGPNYYISPSLRQNPDQIPQYNLQKETGKIIFCNHCSSMTENFKTLNAQKESLLMENTRLIKHIQMLETKLRQQTPVSKTDAQTQTPTQSSPSPQKMDEKGVHFPINAQKSTVPDVGTASPIQTVIGKDKSNPFMAVTLLKSEDEGYSSSKTKIRPGHKTSKKTLISKRKSETIETIIKQTLDRFFSNQTQDKYMDGLPDEQPDSTVPEINNTDNNSTRSNEEDSIAQFQDAQDPYEDDDSGMGFDSIALHNLDT; this comes from the exons ATGTTAGGTAACTTAAATTTTAGACCATTAGAATCCTTAGaaacaatggaaagaattcatTTCGGACCATTTAATTTAATTGCATACCCAGAGAGCAACATATCTTTTAGAATAAGACCAGACTACGTTTTAGACAGACCCCAAAGATGTTTAGTCGATAATCTCTGGATTTcatataatagacaaaatcgtaatCATTTCATGGCTTCTATGAATGCTTTATGTCATTACATGGCCGAAAAAAGTAGGCCTCgttttaaatactatgtagtaattcatggaaaaactaatgGCATTTTCCAAACGTGGTTAGAAGTATTAGACTCTATACAAGGTTTCAAAGCccctctttttaaaggttttaatgatttcacAGAAGCCACTAATCATGCTAGGGGATATTTAGGGCCAAATTATTAC ATATCTCCTTCTCTTAGACAAAATCCAGACCAGATACCCCAGTACAACTTGCAAAAGGAAactggaaagattattttttgtaaCCATTGTTCTTCTATGACGGAAAACTTCAAAACACTAAATGCCCAAAAGGAATCActcctcatggaaaacactagattGATTAAACACATACAAATGTTAGAAACAAAACTCAGACAGCAGACTCCAGTAAGCAAAACTGATGCACAAACTCAGACCCCaactcagagttctccatctcctcaaaaaatggatgagaagggtgtgcatttcccaataaatgctcagaaatccactgtaccggatgttggtacagctagtccgattcaaacggtgatcggtaaagacaaatcaaatccgttcatggctgtcactttgctaaaaagtgaagatgaaggctACTCttcatcaaaaactaaaataagaccTGGACATAAGACTTCAAAAAAGACTTTAATATCCAAGAGAAAAAGTGAGACAATAGAAACAATAATTAAACAGACACTAGACAGATTTTTTAGTAACCAAACGCAAGACAAATATATGGATGGACTACCAGACGAACAGCCGGATAGCACTGTACCagaaataaataatacagataataattcTACAAGATCAAATGAAGAAGATAGCATAGCACAATTCCAGGATGCTcaggatccatatgaagacgaTGACTCAGGCATGGGCTTTGACTCCatagccctgcacaacttggatacgtaA
- the LOC107853106 gene encoding uncharacterized protein LOC107853106 codes for MGSQEYLNKMQVRQNYRNLWHTDLMRTMQADTPYCCFALWCAPCASYLLRKRALYGDMTRYTCCAGYMPCSGRCGESRCPEFCLATEVFLCFGNSVASTRFMLQDEFNIQTTQCDNCIIGFMFCLQQLACIFSIVAMIVGSEEISEASQLLSCLSDMVYCTVCACMQTQHKVEMDKRDGKFGPQPMAVPPVQHMSRLDQPYPPTVGYPQQAYPAPPQQAYPPPGYPPTGYPPAGSYPASGYPPPGYQK; via the exons ATGGGGTCGCAAGAGTATTTGAACAAGATGCAAGTCAGGCAGAATTATCGTAACCTTTGGCATACTGATCTTATGCGTACAATGCAAGCAGATACTCCTT ATTGCTGTTTTGCTCTGTGGTG TGCACCATGTGCATCATATTTGCTTCGAAAACGAGCTCTCTATGGTGATATGACAAG GTATACATGCTGTGCGGGTTATATGCCCTGCAGTGGTCGGTGTGGAGAAAGTCGTTGCCCTGAGTTTTGTTTAGCAACTGAG GTTTTTCTCTGCTTTGGAAATTCTGTGGCTTCAACCCGCTTCATGTTGCAAGATGAGTTCAACATTCAAACAACACAATGTGATAACTGCATTATT GGTTTCATGTTCTGCCTCCAACAACTTGCTTGCATATTTTCAATTGTTGCTATGATTGTTGGAAGTGAGGAGATCAGTGAAGCTTCTCAGTTGCTATCGTGTTTGTCTGACATGGTCTACTGCAC GGTTTGTGCCTGTATGCAG ACACAACACAAGGTTGAAATGGACAAGAGAGATGGCAAGTTTGGTCCTCAACCAATGGCAGTGCCACCAGTGCAGCATATGTCACGACTAGATCAGCCTTACCCGCCAACTGTTGGATATCCTCAACAAGCTTATCCAGCTCCTCCTCAACAAGCCTATCCACCTCCTGGCTATCCGCCTACTGGCTATCCACCCGCTGGCAGCTATCCTGCCTCTGGTTATCCACCTCCTGGCTATCAGAAGTGA